Within Nocardioides rotundus, the genomic segment CCCCGCCTCGCACGGCGGCTCGGCGCCGTCGCTGGAGGAGGCCGCCCGGCTGGACGTGGCCGAGAAGCGCGAGCGGGCCCGGCGGCGGGCCGAGCGACGGCGGTGACACTGCCTCTCCGGTGACCGCGCCTCGTCTCCTCGTCGCTAGGTCACTTTGTCGACTTATCGACCAGTCGTCTTTCCGCAGAGATCGGCACTCCGGGCGCTTGGTCCTGACGTACGACCCCACAGTGGTTGGCGCCACCTACTGCTGTAGGTCCGCACGTCAAGACCAAGCGCGCGGGGGGGTCGTCCCTCAGATCGGGCGGTCGGTGCGGTTCCGGGGGTCGAGGACCTCGACGATCCGCTGCAGATCCTCCAGCGTCGCGAAGTCCACGGTGATCTTGCCCTTGCTCCGGCCCATGTCCACGCGGACCCGGGTCTCGAGGCGGTCGGAGAGCCGGTCGGCGATCTCCACCAGCTCGGGGTCGGTCTGCCGGGGCCGGGCGGCGCTGCGCGAGCGCCCGGTGTCGCCGACGGAGACGATCTCCTCCAGTCCGCGGACGCTGATCCCCTCCGCGACCGCGCGCTGGGCGAGCCGGTCCTGGAGCGCCGGGTCCTCGACCGCGAGCAGCGCGCGGGCGTGACCGGCCGACAGCACGCCAGCGGCGACCCGCCGCTGCACCGTGGGGGAGAGCTTGAGCAGCCGCAGGGTGTTGGTGATCTGCGGGCGGGAGCGTCCGATCCGGTCGGCCAGCTCCTCGTGGGTGCAGGAGAAGTCCTCCAGCAGCTGACCGTAGGCCGCCGCCTCCTCCAGGGGGTTCAGCTGGGAGCGGTGCAGGTTCTCCAGCAGCGCGTCGCGCAGCATGTCGGTGTCGTCGGTCTCGCGCACGATCGCGGGGATCGCCTCGAGGCCGGCCTCCTGGGCCGCGCGCCAGCGGCGCTCGCCCATGACCAGCTCGTAGGCGTCGTCCCCGGTTCGACGTACGACGACCGGCTGCAGCAGCCCCACCTCGCGGATGGAGTGCACCAGTTCGGCCATCGCCTCCTCGTCGAAGACCTGTCGCGGCTGCCGCTCGTTGGGGCGGATCTGCTGCGGGGGCAGCTCGGCGAACCGGGCGCCGGTCTCGACGAGGTCGGGCTGCTCGTCCGCGGTCTGTGAGGACGGTGCGGACTCCGCGGCTTGTGTGGCGTCCTGGCCCTGCGCGCCCGCCGCGGGCGCGGCCGGGGTGATCGGCGCCGCGGCCGTTGTCTCCTCGGGCGCGGCGGAACCTGCCTCGGTGTCTGGCCTGTCCGGCTCGGCGAGCGGCTCGCTCGGCGCGGTGGGGATCAACGAGCCCAGGCCGCGTCCCAGGCCTCGACGGGGCGGGGTGGCGTTCATGCGGAGGTTCCCTTCGTGAGCATCTCCCGGGCGGCTTCGAGGTAGCTGAGCGCGCCGGCCGAGGCGGGGTCGTAGGTCAGCACGGACTGGCCGTACGACGGCGCCTCGGAGACCCGCACCGAGCGGGGGATCGCCGTCTTGAGCACCTGGTCGCCGAAGTGGCCGCGCACCTCGTCCGCGACGCCGGCGGCGAGCCGAGTGCGGGCGTCGTACATGGTCAGCAGG encodes:
- a CDS encoding ParB/RepB/Spo0J family partition protein, with the protein product MNATPPRRGLGRGLGSLIPTAPSEPLAEPDRPDTEAGSAAPEETTAAAPITPAAPAAGAQGQDATQAAESAPSSQTADEQPDLVETGARFAELPPQQIRPNERQPRQVFDEEAMAELVHSIREVGLLQPVVVRRTGDDAYELVMGERRWRAAQEAGLEAIPAIVRETDDTDMLRDALLENLHRSQLNPLEEAAAYGQLLEDFSCTHEELADRIGRSRPQITNTLRLLKLSPTVQRRVAAGVLSAGHARALLAVEDPALQDRLAQRAVAEGISVRGLEEIVSVGDTGRSRSAARPRQTDPELVEIADRLSDRLETRVRVDMGRSKGKITVDFATLEDLQRIVEVLDPRNRTDRPI